Proteins encoded by one window of Myxocyprinus asiaticus isolate MX2 ecotype Aquarium Trade chromosome 35, UBuf_Myxa_2, whole genome shotgun sequence:
- the zgc:162816 gene encoding D-threo-3-hydroxyaspartate dehydratase, translated as MASAEFIKDLCTPALIVDLDIVKRNAQVMLERFQKLGVQLRPHMKTHKTLECADIMTGGSRRCIVVSTLAEASFYADNGYDDILYAYPLPFDKVERCAELSERLSLFHVVVDNQHALRELKKRPLMQGKVWKVWMKLDCDNGRAGVPHFDPAALQLAQEISETAGVELTGIYAHCGNTYACQGEEQIKAIAQETTTLVLQFMEKLKAAGIHGPKSSIGSTPSCSHPVPDMAMLSEVHPGNYVFYDVQQSLIGSCRLEDIAVRVLTRVIGHYPHRNQLLVDCGWTALSHDGGGRLPTGYAIIEGHPEMKLLSMTQEHGRVEPIAGKLDFSQFPLGSLLTLMPYHACATAMMHPVYFVHSKGKIISAWKPTRGW; from the exons ATGGCCTCTGCAGAGTTCATCAAAGACCTTTGTACTCCAGCGCTGATAGTTGACCTGGATATAGTGAAAAGAAATGCTCAAGTCATGCTGGAACGCTTCCAGAAACTGGGGGTCCAGCTCAGACCTcacatgaaaacacacaaaacatt GGAATGTGCAGACATCATGACAGGAGGCTCTCGCCGTTGCATTGTGGTGTCTACTCTGGCTGAGGCTTCATTCTATGCAGATAATGGCTATGATGATATATTATACGCATACCCACTGCCATTTGATAAAGTGGAGCGCTGCGCTGAGCTATCCGAGAGACTTTCACTATTCCATGTAGTGGTGGACAACCAGCATGCTTTACGGGAACTGAAGAAGAGACCTCTGATGCAGGGAAAAGTCTGGAAGGTGTGGATGAAACTGGATTGTGACAATGGAAGAG CGGGTGTTCCTCATTTTGATCCGGCTGCCCTGCAACTTGCCCAGGAGATCTCGGAGACGGCAGGGGTGGAGCTTACAGGAATTTACGCCCACTGTGGGAACACCTATGCCTGTCAGGGGGAGGAGCAAATCAAAGCCATTGCTCAGGAAACCACCACGCTCGTACTGCAATTTATGGAGAA GCTGAAGGCTGCTGGAATACACGGTCCCAAATCCAGCATTGGCTCCACCCCGTCCTGTAGCCACCCAGTCCCAGACATGGCCATGTTAAGTGAGGTGCACCCTGGGAACTATGTATTTTACG ATGTGCAGCAGTCTCTCATTGGATCCTGTAGACTTGAGGACATTGCAGTAAGGGTACTGACGAGGGTCATAGGTCACTACCCACATAGGAACCAGTTACTAGTAGACTGTGGGTGGACAGCACTGAGTCATGATGGTGGCGGGCGTTTACCAACAGGATATGCCATTATTGAAGGGCACCCAGAGATGAA ACTGCTGTCTATGACTCAGGAACACGGCAGGGTGGAGCCCATCGCTGGAAAACTGGACTTCAGTCAGTTCCCCCTGGGGTCACTCCTCACACTCATGCCTTACCAT GCATGTGCCACAGCTATGATGCATCCAGTTTATTTTGTCCACTCTAAAGGGAAGATTATAAGTGCATGGAAGCCCACTCGAGGCTGGTAA